The following proteins come from a genomic window of Nostoc sp. TCL26-01:
- a CDS encoding SOS response-associated peptidase: protein MCGRFTLNQSATALAEVFHLQQVVDLEAQYNIAPTQMVVTVVHNPESDKRELWQLRWGLIPSWAKEAGIGNKLINARGETVAEKPAFRSAFKRRRCLVVADGFYEWQKQPEQKARQPFYFQLQDGQPFGFAGLWEKWRSPTDDEITSCTIITTQANELLQPIHDRMPVILAPQDYDLWLNPQEQNPQVLQNLLSPYPASAMIAHPVSTIVNSPKHNSPECIIPIKQ from the coding sequence ATGTGTGGAAGATTCACTTTAAACCAGTCAGCAACAGCATTAGCTGAAGTTTTTCATCTCCAGCAAGTTGTGGATTTAGAGGCGCAATATAACATTGCACCTACGCAAATGGTAGTGACAGTTGTACATAACCCGGAAAGCGACAAACGAGAATTATGGCAATTGCGTTGGGGTTTAATACCCTCATGGGCGAAAGAAGCGGGAATTGGTAATAAGCTAATTAATGCTAGAGGCGAGACTGTTGCGGAAAAACCTGCTTTCCGTTCAGCATTTAAACGCCGACGCTGTTTAGTGGTGGCTGATGGCTTTTATGAGTGGCAAAAACAGCCAGAGCAAAAAGCCCGTCAACCATTCTATTTTCAGCTACAAGATGGACAGCCATTCGGTTTTGCGGGATTATGGGAAAAATGGCGATCGCCCACAGATGACGAAATCACTTCCTGTACAATAATTACAACACAAGCTAATGAACTACTCCAACCCATCCATGACCGGATGCCAGTAATTCTGGCTCCTCAAGATTATGACCTATGGTTAAACCCCCAAGAGCAAAATCCCCAAGTCTTACAAAACTTATTATCTCCCTACCCAGCCTCAGCAATGATTGCTCACCCAGTCAGCACTATAGTCAATAGCCCAAAACACAACAGCCCAGAGTGTATCATCCCCATCAAGCAGTAA
- the pyrE gene encoding orotate phosphoribosyltransferase: MTYSTENLSQSDIWAATADVTTLRQKLLDLFTQLAYQEGDFVLSSGLRSSYYINKTQVTLHPQGALAVGRLLFPLLPADTQAVAGLTLGADPIVTAVSVVSVYENRPIPALIIRKEAKGYGTRAYIEGPILPEGAKVVVLEDVVTTGQSALKAVERLQAAGYTIEQVIALVDRKQGGAELYESVGLKFTALFAIDEIQQRYRELGN, encoded by the coding sequence ATGACGTATTCTACTGAAAACCTTAGCCAGTCAGATATTTGGGCAGCCACTGCTGATGTCACCACTCTGCGCCAAAAACTCCTGGATTTATTTACCCAACTCGCCTATCAAGAAGGTGATTTTGTCCTTTCTTCTGGGCTACGTAGTTCTTACTACATCAATAAGACTCAAGTGACACTTCATCCCCAAGGTGCTTTAGCTGTTGGACGGCTGCTGTTTCCGCTTTTGCCAGCTGATACTCAAGCTGTAGCAGGTTTAACATTAGGTGCTGACCCAATTGTGACCGCAGTCAGTGTGGTGTCTGTGTATGAAAATCGACCGATACCAGCACTAATTATTCGTAAGGAAGCTAAAGGTTACGGAACAAGAGCATATATTGAAGGCCCTATTTTACCAGAGGGTGCAAAAGTAGTAGTTTTAGAAGATGTAGTGACTACTGGCCAGTCTGCCTTAAAAGCAGTTGAGCGTCTGCAAGCAGCAGGTTATACCATTGAGCAAGTAATTGCACTGGTAGACCGCAAACAGGGAGGCGCGGAGTTATATGAGTCGGTTGGCTTGAAGTTTACAGCCTTGTTTGCTATTGACGAGATTCAGCAAAGATACCGGGAATTAGGCAATTAG
- a CDS encoding photosystem I assembly protein Ycf3 translates to MPRTQKNDNFIDKSFTVMADIILKILPANRKAKEAFVYYRDGMSAQAEGEYAEALEYYEEALRLEEDTNDRGYIFYNMGLIYASNGDHEKALEFYHQAVELNPRLPQALNNIAVIYHYKGEKAKEAGDYDGGEALFDQAADYWIRAIRMAPNNYIEAQNWLKTTGRMQIDVFF, encoded by the coding sequence ATGCCAAGAACACAGAAAAACGATAACTTTATTGACAAATCCTTTACAGTTATGGCAGATATCATTCTCAAGATACTGCCCGCTAACAGAAAAGCTAAAGAAGCATTTGTTTATTACCGTGATGGGATGTCAGCCCAAGCAGAAGGAGAGTATGCCGAGGCATTAGAATACTATGAAGAAGCCCTCAGACTAGAGGAAGACACTAATGATCGCGGTTATATTTTCTACAATATGGGCTTGATTTATGCCAGTAATGGTGATCACGAAAAAGCTTTAGAATTTTACCATCAAGCCGTTGAACTCAATCCCCGTCTACCCCAAGCTTTGAACAATATTGCTGTGATATATCACTACAAAGGTGAAAAAGCCAAGGAAGCAGGAGATTATGATGGTGGTGAAGCACTTTTTGATCAAGCCGCCGATTATTGGATTCGCGCCATACGCATGGCTCCCAACAACTACATCGAAGCCCAAAATTGGCTAAAAACCACTGGAAGAATGCAAATTGACGTATTCTTCTAG
- a CDS encoding Uma2 family endonuclease yields MKTVTLSIPPNVGLTDEQFYQICLANDEWRIELTAEGELILMPPTGGESGIRNSDLTTDLNLWNRQTKLGKVFDSSTEFHLPNGAYRSPDVAWVKLERWEALTAEQKRRFPPLCPDFVIELRSESDSLTKLRSKMQEYRDNGARLGWLIDPKTFLVEIYRPGVEVEIINFSVDNPPQLSGEDVLPGFILDLSIILNP; encoded by the coding sequence ATGAAAACTGTCACCCTAAGCATACCTCCCAATGTAGGTTTAACAGATGAACAGTTTTATCAAATTTGCCTAGCCAATGACGAATGGCGGATAGAACTCACCGCCGAAGGAGAATTAATTCTGATGCCTCCTACTGGTGGTGAAAGTGGGATTAGAAATTCTGATTTAACTACAGATTTAAACTTGTGGAATCGTCAAACTAAATTAGGGAAAGTTTTTGACTCATCAACAGAATTTCACTTACCCAATGGTGCATATCGTTCCCCAGATGTGGCTTGGGTGAAACTAGAACGCTGGGAAGCATTGACGGCTGAACAAAAACGACGCTTCCCACCACTATGTCCAGATTTTGTGATTGAATTACGTTCTGAAAGTGATTCTTTAACAAAATTACGCTCCAAAATGCAGGAGTATCGAGATAATGGTGCGCGTTTGGGTTGGTTAATTGACCCTAAAACATTTTTAGTAGAAATTTATCGCCCTGGTGTTGAGGTAGAAATCATTAATTTCTCTGTTGATAACCCTCCACAACTTTCTGGCGAGGATGTGTTACCTGGGTTTATTTTGGATTTAAGCATTATTCTTAATCCATAG
- a CDS encoding DUF2231 domain-containing protein — translation METTEKTSSASTPFPNIPPIIESDDSEYNDTGVPSTVAIAGHPLHPLSVIFPIAFLAAALGSDFGYWLTRDFFWARASLWLIGLGLAGGAIASLIGLSDFLKIERVRKRQAGWVHLILNVSILILTLVNFLLRWGDAEARILPWGLLISLVVGTFTSLSGWFGAELSYRHKIGVVGAGSRRYP, via the coding sequence ATGGAAACTACAGAAAAAACTTCCTCTGCTTCCACACCTTTTCCTAACATTCCCCCGATAATTGAAAGTGATGATAGCGAGTATAACGATACTGGTGTACCTAGCACAGTAGCGATCGCTGGACATCCTTTACATCCCCTCAGCGTGATCTTTCCCATCGCTTTCTTAGCAGCTGCTTTGGGGAGTGATTTTGGTTACTGGCTAACCCGTGACTTTTTCTGGGCTAGGGCTTCTCTTTGGTTAATTGGTCTAGGTTTAGCAGGAGGTGCGATCGCATCACTCATCGGCTTAAGCGACTTTTTGAAAATTGAGCGTGTCCGGAAGCGTCAAGCAGGCTGGGTTCACCTGATTCTCAATGTATCCATCCTCATCTTAACACTAGTTAACTTTCTCCTCCGATGGGGCGACGCTGAAGCCAGAATCTTACCCTGGGGACTTTTGATTTCACTAGTCGTAGGTACTTTCACTAGCCTTTCTGGCTGGTTTGGTGCAGAACTTTCCTATCGTCACAAAATAGGTGTAGTTGGTGCTGGGAGTAGAAGATATCCTTAA
- a CDS encoding M20 family metallopeptidase yields the protein MLTRIKDLATKLAPRLIEIRRHIHSHPELSGQEYQTAAFVAGVLSSSGLRVQEGVGKVGVVGELHTISKDEHFLAIRTDMDALPIQECTGLEYASRKEGMMHACGHDVHTTVGLGTAMVLSQIAEEIGGNIRFLFQSAEEIAQGAGWMVKDGAMENVSAILGVHVFPSIPAGSIGVRYGALTAAADDLEIVIIGESGHGARPHEAIDAIWIAAQVITALQQAISRTQNPLRPVVLSIGKINGGRAPNVISDKVQLWGTVRSLHPETRAQLPNWIDKIVASVCNSYGARYQVNYRQGVPSVQNDYTLTQLLQSAAEEAWSSDRVQVLPEPSLGAEDFSVYLEHVPGSMFRLGVGYPDRIINYPLHHPEFEVDESAIVTGVVTMAYAAYKYWAKD from the coding sequence ATGCTCACTCGTATTAAAGACTTAGCCACCAAGTTAGCACCTCGCCTCATTGAGATTCGTCGTCATATTCATTCTCATCCAGAACTTAGTGGTCAAGAATATCAAACTGCTGCTTTTGTGGCTGGTGTCTTATCTTCTAGTGGTTTGCGTGTACAAGAAGGTGTTGGCAAAGTCGGTGTAGTTGGCGAATTGCATACTATCAGCAAGGATGAGCATTTCTTGGCTATTCGGACTGATATGGATGCTTTACCCATTCAAGAATGCACTGGGTTAGAATATGCCTCACGAAAGGAAGGGATGATGCACGCTTGCGGTCATGATGTCCATACTACCGTGGGTTTGGGAACAGCTATGGTATTGTCGCAGATAGCTGAGGAGATAGGCGGAAATATTCGGTTTCTTTTTCAGTCTGCTGAGGAAATTGCCCAAGGTGCAGGTTGGATGGTGAAGGATGGGGCGATGGAAAATGTCTCAGCTATCTTGGGTGTTCATGTTTTCCCTTCTATCCCCGCCGGCTCAATTGGGGTGCGTTATGGGGCTTTAACGGCGGCGGCGGACGATTTGGAGATTGTCATCATTGGAGAATCTGGACATGGTGCGCGTCCCCATGAAGCTATTGATGCGATTTGGATTGCAGCACAGGTAATTACTGCCCTACAACAAGCCATTAGCCGCACTCAAAATCCGTTGCGTCCGGTGGTGTTAAGTATTGGTAAAATTAATGGTGGCAGAGCGCCAAATGTGATATCTGATAAGGTACAGCTATGGGGGACAGTGCGATCGCTCCACCCAGAAACCCGCGCTCAACTCCCTAATTGGATTGATAAAATTGTCGCTAGTGTCTGCAATTCCTACGGGGCGCGTTATCAAGTCAATTATCGTCAAGGTGTCCCCAGTGTTCAAAATGATTATACCTTAACTCAGTTGTTGCAATCAGCAGCTGAAGAAGCATGGAGTAGCGATCGCGTCCAAGTTTTACCAGAACCGTCTCTAGGTGCGGAAGATTTTTCTGTTTATTTAGAACACGTCCCCGGCTCAATGTTCCGTTTAGGTGTAGGCTATCCAGACAGGATCATTAACTACCCACTGCATCACCCAGAATTTGAAGTTGATGAGTCGGCGATCGTCACAGGGGTAGTAACTATGGCATACGCTGCATATAAATACTGGGCAAAAGATTGA
- a CDS encoding hemolysin family protein, which yields MNEFPNLSLTDVGLRLLSVLLLIVINAFFVAAEFSMVTVRRSRIHQLVKAGDVQAIAVETLQKSIDRLLSTTQLGITLSSLALGWIGESSIVVLVSASLKSLPIPANMSHVLAHSCAIPIAFFLIAYLQIVLGELCPKSIAIIYSEQLARFLGPSVKAIVRFFRPLIWILNQSTSYLLRLFGVEYTGQSWRPPVTPEELQIIISTERESIGLQTAERELLNNIFEFGDVTAQDVMIPRNGIAALSNDATFQSLLQEMITTGHSRYPVIGDSLDDIRGIVYFRDLAQPLAVGKLSLETQIQSWMRPARFVPEHTPLSELLPMMQQEKPAMVIVVDEFGGTVGLVTIQDVIAEIIGNAGASPSSDDLLIQMLNQQTFLVQAQINLEDLNQVLHLNLPLTREYQTLAGFLLYQWQKMPTKGEIFCYDNLEFTVVSMDGPRLHQIQVRRLNEG from the coding sequence GTGAATGAATTTCCTAATTTGAGCTTGACGGATGTGGGGCTGCGGTTATTATCAGTGCTGCTGCTGATTGTGATTAATGCGTTTTTTGTAGCAGCTGAGTTTTCTATGGTGACAGTGAGGCGATCGCGTATTCATCAGCTAGTCAAGGCTGGAGATGTGCAGGCGATCGCTGTAGAAACACTGCAAAAGAGCATTGATAGACTATTATCGACAACCCAATTAGGAATTACGCTGTCTAGCTTGGCTTTGGGGTGGATTGGTGAAAGTTCGATTGTTGTGCTGGTGAGTGCATCACTCAAATCTTTGCCCATACCCGCAAATATGAGTCATGTACTCGCTCATTCTTGCGCTATTCCCATCGCTTTTTTTCTCATTGCCTATCTGCAAATTGTCTTGGGTGAACTGTGTCCTAAATCTATAGCCATAATATATTCAGAACAGCTAGCACGTTTTTTAGGGCCTTCAGTTAAAGCGATCGTCCGTTTCTTCCGCCCTTTAATCTGGATTCTCAATCAATCTACCAGCTATCTGCTGCGACTTTTTGGTGTTGAATACACAGGCCAAAGTTGGCGACCCCCTGTAACGCCAGAAGAATTACAAATAATTATCTCTACAGAACGAGAATCTATTGGTTTACAAACAGCAGAACGAGAACTACTCAACAACATTTTTGAGTTTGGTGACGTGACAGCCCAAGATGTGATGATCCCTCGGAATGGAATTGCAGCTTTATCCAACGACGCTACTTTCCAAAGCTTGCTGCAAGAAATGATCACCACTGGACACTCTCGTTATCCTGTGATTGGCGATTCTTTAGATGATATTCGGGGAATTGTCTACTTTCGAGATTTAGCCCAACCTTTAGCCGTTGGCAAACTATCTTTAGAAACCCAAATTCAATCTTGGATGCGTCCCGCCCGGTTTGTCCCAGAACACACACCCTTAAGTGAACTATTGCCTATGATGCAGCAAGAGAAGCCTGCTATGGTTATAGTCGTCGATGAATTTGGTGGGACTGTAGGGTTGGTAACTATCCAAGATGTCATTGCCGAAATTATCGGTAACGCAGGCGCATCTCCCAGCAGCGACGATTTGCTGATTCAGATGTTAAATCAGCAGACATTTTTAGTCCAAGCTCAAATCAACCTAGAAGACCTCAACCAAGTCTTGCATCTCAATTTACCCCTAACCAGGGAATATCAAACCCTAGCTGGCTTTTTGCTCTATCAATGGCAAAAAATGCCCACAAAAGGCGAAATTTTCTGCTACGACAATCTCGAATTTACCGTAGTCTCAATGGACGGGCCACGCCTGCATCAGATTCAAGTCCGACGTTTAAACGAGGGGTAG
- a CDS encoding DUF2809 domain-containing protein, with protein MFHQRTQLKVISLSLFVVIVMGLLFKYYNGFAHEWLNNYAAAVFYEIFWCLLAFLFFSSKAAVVQIPIWVFIFTCILEFLQLWHPPILNYVRATLIGKLLLGTTFAWWDFPHYALGCLLGWLWLRQIENMGYAKKGEGEN; from the coding sequence ATGTTTCATCAACGCACTCAACTAAAAGTTATCAGCTTATCCCTGTTCGTTGTGATAGTGATGGGCTTGTTGTTTAAGTACTACAATGGCTTTGCCCATGAATGGTTAAATAACTATGCAGCCGCCGTATTTTACGAAATATTCTGGTGTCTGTTGGCATTTTTGTTTTTTAGCAGCAAAGCAGCTGTTGTGCAAATTCCGATTTGGGTTTTTATCTTTACCTGCATCTTAGAATTTTTGCAACTTTGGCATCCACCGATATTAAACTATGTGCGAGCTACATTAATAGGTAAACTACTGCTTGGTACTACCTTTGCTTGGTGGGATTTTCCTCATTATGCCTTGGGTTGTCTCCTCGGTTGGTTGTGGCTTAGACAAATAGAAAATATGGGTTATGCAAAAAAAGGTGAAGGTGAAAACTAA
- the gatC gene encoding Asp-tRNA(Asn)/Glu-tRNA(Gln) amidotransferase subunit GatC: protein MIDREQVRKVALLARLELTPEEEEKFTTQLGSILDYVQQLSELDVSDVPPTTRAIDMSNVTREDDLQPYPERDAILNSAPEQEGEFFRVPKILNVE from the coding sequence ATGATTGACCGTGAACAAGTCCGTAAAGTAGCTTTACTTGCACGTTTAGAATTGACTCCAGAAGAGGAAGAAAAATTCACCACTCAGTTAGGCAGTATTTTGGATTATGTCCAACAACTAAGTGAACTGGATGTAAGTGATGTACCTCCAACAACACGAGCTATTGACATGAGTAATGTTACTAGAGAAGATGACCTACAACCCTATCCGGAAAGAGACGCTATCTTGAATAGCGCCCCTGAACAAGAAGGTGAATTTTTTAGAGTACCAAAAATTCTCAATGTCGAGTAG
- a CDS encoding Gfo/Idh/MocA family protein — MQNSMSVAEPNSYTQRNQPRPIRIGVIGVGNMGQHHARVLSSMKDVELVGVADINVERGLETASKYKVRFFEDYCDLLPHVEAVCVAVPTRLHYAVGINCLLAGIHVLIEKPIAASISEAESLVNAAAESQCILQVGHIERFNPAFRELNKVLKTEEVLALEAHRMSPYSDRANDVSVVLDLMIHDIDLLLELAASPVTKLTASGTRALDSGYLDYVTATIGFANGIVATLTASKVTHRKIRRIVAHCKNSFTEADFLKNEILIHRQTPANSLNDHRHYRQDGLIEKVYTTNIQPLSAELEHFVNCVHGGNQPSVGGEQALKALRLASLIEQMALEERVWNPSDWQSESRVQSLTPTV, encoded by the coding sequence GTGCAAAATAGCATGTCAGTGGCAGAACCAAATTCATATACACAGCGCAACCAGCCACGACCGATTCGCATAGGCGTAATCGGTGTGGGTAACATGGGACAACATCATGCCCGTGTACTCAGTTCAATGAAGGATGTTGAACTAGTCGGAGTGGCAGATATCAATGTCGAACGAGGCTTAGAAACTGCCAGCAAATATAAGGTGCGTTTTTTTGAGGATTATTGTGACTTGCTTCCTCACGTGGAAGCAGTGTGTGTAGCTGTCCCCACTCGCTTACATTATGCTGTCGGTATTAACTGTCTGTTGGCAGGAATTCACGTTTTAATTGAAAAACCGATCGCTGCTAGTATCTCTGAAGCAGAATCGCTAGTCAATGCTGCTGCCGAGTCACAGTGTATTTTGCAAGTAGGTCATATTGAACGGTTCAACCCAGCATTCCGCGAACTGAATAAGGTGCTGAAAACTGAAGAAGTTTTAGCCCTAGAAGCTCATCGCATGAGTCCTTATTCAGACAGAGCTAATGATGTTTCGGTAGTCCTGGATTTAATGATCCATGACATTGACTTGCTCCTGGAATTGGCAGCCTCACCAGTAACTAAGTTAACCGCCAGTGGGACTCGTGCTTTAGACTCCGGTTACTTAGATTACGTAACTGCGACTATTGGATTTGCCAATGGGATTGTTGCTACTCTCACAGCCAGCAAAGTCACCCACCGGAAAATTCGCCGCATTGTCGCCCACTGCAAAAACTCTTTTACGGAAGCAGATTTTCTCAAAAATGAAATTTTGATTCATCGTCAAACCCCCGCTAACTCTCTCAATGACCATCGTCATTATCGACAAGACGGCTTAATTGAGAAAGTCTACACCACTAATATTCAACCCCTAAGTGCAGAACTAGAGCATTTTGTCAACTGTGTACATGGTGGGAATCAACCCTCAGTTGGTGGTGAACAAGCCCTCAAAGCTCTGAGATTAGCCAGCTTAATCGAACAGATGGCATTAGAAGAACGGGTATGGAACCCCTCAGATTGGCAATCTGAATCGAGAGTCCAATCATTGACACCAACTGTTTAG
- the queC gene encoding 7-cyano-7-deazaguanine synthase QueC gives MKAVILLSGGLDSSTILYQAKADGCECYSIAFDYQQRHRRELHSAFLVAQKVGVAQHRVVNFDLRQWGGSALTDDKIDLPQERSLDEMSQNIPITYVPARNTIFLSFALAYAEAIAAQRVYIGVNALDYSGYPDCRPDYIQAMQEVFRLGTKQGREGQPIQIVAPLIELKKTEIIQLGNQLGVPWELTWSCYAGGDAACGVCDSCRLRLAAFAELGLQDPVSYEC, from the coding sequence ATGAAAGCTGTAATTTTATTGTCTGGCGGATTAGATTCTTCCACAATTCTCTACCAAGCTAAAGCAGATGGTTGTGAGTGTTACTCTATTGCGTTTGACTATCAGCAAAGACATCGACGGGAATTGCACTCAGCTTTTCTGGTAGCACAAAAAGTGGGAGTAGCACAACATCGGGTAGTTAATTTTGACTTGCGACAGTGGGGTGGTTCGGCATTGACGGACGACAAAATTGATTTACCCCAAGAGCGTTCTTTAGATGAAATGTCACAAAATATTCCGATTACCTATGTACCTGCACGGAATACTATTTTTTTAAGTTTTGCGTTGGCTTATGCTGAGGCGATCGCAGCTCAACGAGTATATATCGGAGTTAACGCCCTAGATTATTCAGGATACCCCGATTGTCGCCCAGACTATATCCAGGCAATGCAAGAAGTATTCCGACTAGGAACCAAACAAGGACGCGAAGGTCAACCCATTCAAATTGTTGCCCCGTTAATTGAGTTAAAAAAAACCGAAATCATTCAATTAGGCAACCAATTAGGCGTTCCTTGGGAACTTACTTGGTCTTGCTACGCTGGTGGTGATGCGGCTTGCGGTGTTTGTGACTCTTGCCGCTTGCGTCTAGCAGCTTTTGCCGAATTAGGCTTACAAGATCCAGTGAGTTATGAGTGCTGA
- a CDS encoding DUF4359 domain-containing protein — protein MKPLTIMAYLGALGLAAVLGVAMAKTNPNQVEYENYAVQKLTGYLKSDVCNKTSKLIEKLINTKCDKLVDSANPQIREVLSATTERQDFVLFSIYRTEFKLSTWIPAYRFETVGAFNNFYTYNAEEQ, from the coding sequence ATGAAACCCCTGACCATCATGGCATATTTAGGAGCGTTAGGATTAGCTGCTGTGTTGGGAGTAGCAATGGCGAAAACAAATCCTAATCAAGTGGAATATGAAAACTATGCTGTACAAAAGCTCACAGGATACTTAAAAAGTGATGTCTGCAATAAAACATCAAAGCTGATCGAAAAGTTAATCAATACCAAATGTGACAAATTAGTAGACTCTGCTAATCCACAAATACGAGAAGTTCTCTCAGCGACAACCGAAAGGCAAGACTTTGTTTTGTTTAGTATTTATCGGACAGAATTCAAACTCAGTACTTGGATACCTGCTTACAGATTTGAAACTGTAGGAGCATTCAATAACTTTTATACTTATAACGCGGAAGAACAATAA
- a CDS encoding DUF167 domain-containing protein — translation MQKKVKVKTNTKQQKILEQPDGSFVIHLKSLPVDGKANEELIKLLADKFDVPKSHIRIKSGLSSRQKLVEIDL, via the coding sequence ATGCAAAAAAAGGTGAAGGTGAAAACTAATACCAAACAACAAAAAATTCTAGAACAGCCTGATGGCAGTTTTGTGATACATTTAAAATCTTTGCCTGTAGATGGTAAAGCTAATGAGGAGTTAATCAAACTCCTAGCAGACAAATTTGATGTCCCAAAATCTCATATCAGAATTAAGTCTGGTTTATCCTCACGACAAAAGTTAGTTGAGATTGATCTCTAG
- a CDS encoding Uma2 family endonuclease, translated as MKTVTLSIPPNVGLTDEQFYQICLANDEWRIELTAEGELILMPPTGGESGIRNSGLTAKIYNWNEQAKLGKVFDSSTEFHLPNGAYRSPDVAWMKLERWEALTAEQKRRFPPLCPDFVIELRSESDSLTKLRSKMQEYRDNGARLGWLIDPKTFLVEIYRPGVEVEIINFSVDNPPQLSGEDVLPGFILDLSIILNP; from the coding sequence ATGAAAACTGTCACCCTAAGCATACCCCCCAATGTAGGTTTAACAGATGAACAGTTTTATCAAATTTGCCTAGCCAATGACGAATGGCGGATAGAACTCACCGCCGAAGGAGAATTAATTCTTATGCCTCCTACTGGTGGTGAAAGTGGGATTAGAAATTCTGGTTTGACAGCTAAAATTTACAATTGGAATGAGCAAGCCAAACTAGGGAAAGTTTTTGACTCATCAACAGAGTTTCACTTACCAAATGGTGCTTATCGTTCTCCAGATGTGGCTTGGATGAAACTAGAACGATGGGAAGCATTGACGGCTGAACAAAAACGACGCTTCCCACCACTATGTCCAGATTTTGTGATTGAATTACGTTCTGAAAGTGATTCTTTAACAAAATTACGCTCGAAAATGCAGGAGTATCGAGATAATGGTGCGCGTTTAGGTTGGTTAATTGACCCTAAAACATTTTTAGTAGAAATTTATCGCCCTGGTGTTGAGGTAGAAATCATTAATTTCTCTGTTGACAACCCCCCACAACTTTCTGGTGAGGATGTATTACCTGGGTTTATTTTGGATTTAAGCATCATTCTCAATCCATAG
- a CDS encoding glutathione S-transferase family protein: MENLQLYDFLPSGNGYKIRLLLTQMGIPFERIEVNILKGESRTPEFLSKNPNGKIPVLEIEPGKYLAESNAILLYLSEYTEFLPYDRYLKAQVIQWLFFEQYSHEPYIATARFWVTILGKAEEYRLALEQKREQGYAALKVMENHLSVHSFFVGERYTVADIALFAYTHVADEGGFDLTQFPAIRAWIERVKAQPGYISITHEPQLCFDW; encoded by the coding sequence ATGGAAAACCTACAATTGTACGATTTTTTACCTTCAGGTAATGGTTATAAGATTAGGCTTTTATTAACACAAATGGGCATCCCCTTTGAGCGAATAGAAGTGAATATTTTAAAGGGAGAGAGTCGCACACCAGAATTTTTAAGTAAAAATCCTAACGGTAAAATACCAGTTTTAGAAATTGAGCCTGGAAAGTATCTAGCAGAATCAAATGCTATATTGCTTTACCTGAGCGAATATACAGAATTTCTTCCATATGATCGCTATTTAAAAGCCCAAGTCATCCAATGGTTATTTTTTGAACAATATAGTCACGAACCTTATATTGCCACAGCAAGATTTTGGGTGACTATTTTAGGTAAAGCTGAAGAATATCGTCTGGCTTTAGAACAAAAACGTGAACAAGGTTACGCAGCTCTCAAAGTGATGGAAAATCATCTGAGTGTTCATAGCTTTTTTGTCGGTGAGCGTTATACAGTTGCTGATATTGCGTTGTTTGCTTATACTCACGTTGCTGATGAAGGTGGATTTGATTTAACACAATTTCCGGCAATTCGAGCTTGGATAGAACGAGTCAAAGCCCAACCCGGATATATCAGTATTACTCATGAACCCCAACTTTGTTTTGATTGGTGA